A segment of the Romboutsia sp. 13368 genome:
GAAGTTTTGGTGTTACAGTAAGTACATCAACATTTGTACCAAAGCCATTTACACCATTCCAATGGCATGGACAAGATACAACTGAAGAGGTTGTTGAAAAACAAAGATATTTAGTTAAAAAATTAAAGAACAAAGATATAAAATATAACTACCATGACTCTAAAACTAGTTTAATGGAAGCTGTAATAGCTAGAGGTGATAGAAGAATAGGTAAAGTTATATATGATGCATTTAAGGCAGGAGCTAAATTTGACGGATGGTCAGAATACTTCAACTTAGATATTTGGATGGAAGCTATGGAAAAAAATAATCTTTCAATAGATTTCTATGCACATAGAGAAAGAAATTATGAAGAAGTATTCCCATGGGATCATATAGATGTAGGAGTTAGCAAGAAATTCTTAATAAGAGAAAATGAAAAAGCTAAGGCTGACACAGTTACTCCAGATTGTAGACATAAGTGTAATGCATGTGGTATAAATGCAAATGATATAGGAAGGGGTATGTGTTAATTATGAAAATAATAAGAACTAAATTTAATAAAGAAGGAGATATGATTTATATATCTCACTTAGATTTACAACAGTTATTACAAAGAGCTTTTAGAAGAGCTGAAATAGCTTTAGTTCATTCTCAAGGGTTTAACCCACATCCTAAGATAAGTTATGGAAATGCTTTAGCTCTTGGGACAGAAAGTCAAGGAGAATATGTTGACGTTGAAATAGAAGAAGATTTAAGTGTAGAAGAATATTTAACTAGAATGAATGAGCAATTACCAGAAGGTATAAAATTTATAAAAGCTATGGAAATAGATAAGCAAGAGCCATCTTTAGCATCTACTATAGAGTATGGTGAATACTTATTTACAATAGAAACAGAAAAAACATTAACTAAAGAATATGTAAAAGGTAAAATATTAGAATTCATGGCTCAAGATGAGATAATGATAACTAAGAAAAATAAAAAAGGAAAAATTGTAGAATCTGATATAAGACCTATGATTAAGAATTTTGACTTATTAGATGTACAAGATAATGTTTTAACTTTAGAATCAACTATAGCTACTGGTTCTAAGGCTAACTTAAATACAAATATATTTATACCTAAAATATTAGATTTATTAGAATTAGATATGGATCCATTAGATGTAGATATATTAAGAAGAGATTTATATAAATTAGAGGATGGTCAATTAGTATCTCCTATGTAAAAAAAGGTGGTTTAAACCACCTTTTTTTTTATATAATAAATATGTAGAAATTAAGTGACTTAAGGAGATATAAATGAAAAAGATAATAATTGAGTGCTTAGTGTCATCTCAAAAGACAGCTATACTAGAAGATGATAAATTAACTGAAATACTAATTGAAGATAATAAAAATACTAAAAAAGTTTCTAATATATATAGAGGATTAGTAAAAAAAGTAATCCCTGGAATACAAGCTTGTTTTGTAGATGTAGGATTTGAAAAATTAGCATATTTACAATTAAGTAAAGAAAATAATATAAAAGCTGGTCAAGAAATATTAGTTCAAGTAAATAAAGAAGAAGTAGGAACTAAAGGTGCTAAACTAAACACTGAAATAAGTTTAGCTGGTAGATATTTAGTTTATATTCCAAATAACGATAGAATAACAATATCTAATAAGATAATTGATGAAAAAGAAAGATTTAGATTAAAAAAGATTACGAAAAGTGTAAGTGAAGGTTCTAACGGATTTATAATAAGAACAGAGGCTACAGGATGTAGTAAAGAAGAATTAGAAGCTGATATAAAAGAGTTAAAAAATAAATATGAAGAGATACTTAAAGAATACAAATTAGGTATAGGTCCTAAACTTTTATATAAAGAGTTAGATTTTTCTTCTAAATATATCAAGGATAATATTAATGATGAAGTAGAAAAGATAGTTACAAATGATTTAAATAAATATAATGAATTAAAATATATATTAAAATCTATAAATAAAGAGTACATAGATAAATTAATATTAGATGAAGATAAAGATATATTTGATTTATATAGAGTTGAAGGTCAAATAGAGAAAGCTTTAAATAAAAAAGTATGGTTAAAGAGTGGAGGATATTTAATAATAGATAAAACAGAGGCTCTTACTGTAATTGATGTAAATACAGGTAAGTTTACAGGAAATTTAAATCTAGAAGAAACTGTATATAAAACTAATGTGGAAGCAGCTAAAGAGGTATGCCGTCAGCTTAAATTAAGAGACATTGGCGGAATAATTATAATAGATTTTATTGATATGCATAAAGCAAAATATAAGCAAGAGATAATAAATATTCTTAATGAGGAATTAAAAAAAGATAAAAGAAAAACTGAAGTATTAGGAATGACTAGATTGGGACTAGTAGAAGTAGCAAGAAGAAGAGAAAGAGATTCTATAGATAAATATTATTTAAAAGAATGTGATGCTTGTGAAGGTAGAGCTTTAGTAAAATCTATTAATTCTATTTTAGATAATATAGAAAAAGAAATAATAAGAATAAATACTCATACATCATATAAAGATATAACAATAGAGTTAAATAATGATACTTTAAGCATTATAAAAATGAATTTTATGGATATAATACAAAAAATAAGTCAAAAATATGAGATTAAAATACAATTAAGTGTAAATAATAAAATAAATTATGAAAAAATAAATATAATTTACAATAGCTAGTTGACAGAAAACAAAGATTATAGTAATATTAATAACTGTAATGCCGCACAGAAAAGGTTTAAAACTTCTTAAGTGAAGTACCTATATGGCGAGTTTTGAGACCGAGGAGGTGTATTTAATGTACGCTATAGTTAAAACAGGTGGAAAGCAATATAAAGTTGCTGAAGGTGATGTATTATTCGTTGAAAAGTTAGAAGCTAACGCAGGTGATGTTGTTACTTTAAACGAAGTATTAGCTTGCACTAAAGATGGTGAGTTAGTAGTTGGAGCTCCTACAGTTGAAGGTGCTTCTGTTCAAGCAAAAGTTGTTGAACAAGGTAAAGCTAAGAAAGTTATAGTTTTCAAGTACAAAGCTAAGAAAGACTACAGAAGAAAGCAAGGACATCGTCAACCATACACTAAGATAGTTATCGAAAAGATAAACGCTTAATTATTGGTTAAGTAATGATAAAAGTTAAATATTATTACAATGATGACTTTTCAATAAAAGGCTTTTGTCTAAAAGGACATGCAGATTATGCTGAAATAGGCTATGATATAGTATGTTCAGCAGTTACATCTAATGCTATTGCAGTGATTAACTCGTTAGACAAGCTGGTGAAGGTTGAATTTGATAAAGTAATAGGTAAAGAAGGTCATATAGAATGCATTGTTAAAGATGCTTATCTAGAAGATTCTAAATTACTACTAGATCATTTTCAATTAGCTATTGAAGGAATTAAAAGGGAATATCCCAAAAACATAAAAATCTTAAAAAAGTAGGGGGTGACTCCAAATGTTAAACATGAACTTACAGTTACTTGCATCTAAGAAAGGGGTAGGGTCTTCTAAAAACGGTAGAGATTCTATATCTAAGAGATTAGGTGTTAAGAGATTTGACGGACAAGTAGTAACTGCTGGTAGTATAATAGTAAGACAAAGAGGTACTAAGATACATCCAGGAACTAACGTAGGTAAAGGTGGAGATGACACTTTATTCGCATTAGTTGACGGTGCTGTTAAATTCGAAAGAAAAGATAAGAAAAGAAAGAAAGTTAGTGTATACCCAGTATCAATAGCTGAGTAATGCTAAATAAAAGGAGTGTTAATACACTCCTTTTTCTTGTAAATAGATATTTATAGAATGTTATATATCTATTTTGGAGAAAATAAATAAAAAGTTTAACCAAGTAGGTGATTAATTTGTTTATAGATAAAGCTAGAATTTTTGTTAAATCAGGAAATGGCGGAAATGGTGCGGTATCATTTAGAAGAGAAAAATATGTTCCAGCTGGTGGTCCAGATGGTGGAGACGGTGGAAACGGAGCTAGTGTTATATTTGAGGTTGATTTAGGTCTAAGAACGTTAATGGACTTTAAATATCAAAGAAAATACGTAGCAGAACATGGTGAAGATGGTAGCAAAAAAAGAAAAGCAGGAAGAAACGGAGAGGATTTAATCCTTAAAGTTCCTCCAGGAACAATAATAAGAGATGAAGCTACAGGTCTTGTTATAGCAGATTTAAAAGAAGAAGGAGATAGAGCTGTAGTTGCTAAAGGTGGTAGAGGTGGAAAAGGAAACCAACACTTTGCCAATGCAGTTAGACAAGCTCCTGCCTTCGCTAGATCAGGTAGTGATGGTGTAGAAAAATGGGTAGTATTAGAGCTTAAAATGATTGCAGATGTTGGTCTTTTAGGATTCCCTAATGTAGGTAAATCTACATTCTTATCTGTAGTAACTAAAGCTAAACCAAAGATAGCTAACTATCACTTTACAACATTAACTCCTAATTTAGGTGTTGTTCAAACGAAGTTTGGAGATAGCTTTGTACTAGCTGATATACCAGGACTTATAGAAGGAGCGGCTGAAGGAATAGGTTTAGGTCATGACTTCTTAAGACACGTTGAAAGAACTAAAGTTTTAATACATATAGTAGATATATCTGGCTTAGAAGGTAGAGATGCCTTAGAAGATTTTGATAAAATCAATGATGAATTAAAATTATACAACGAAAAATTATCAACAAGACCACAGGTAGTAGTTGCTAATAAAATGGATATATTAGAAGATGAAAGTGTATTCGAAGATTTCAAAAATGAATTAGAAAATAGAGGATACAAAGTATTTAAAATGTCTGCAGCAACGCGTCAAGGTGTAGATGATGTAATAGCATATGTATCTGAATTATTACAAGATGCTGAAGAAATTGAATTAGTTTCAGAAGAAGAAATGTTTAGACCAGAACTTGATGAAGTTCAAGATGAAGGTTTACAAGTAGAAATAGAAGATGGAGTATATGTTGTAACTGGAAAATCACTTAGAAGAATTATGTACTCTGTTAACTTTGATGATATGGAATCTATACAATATTTCCAAAAAGCTATGGAAAATGAAGGTGTATTTGATAAGCTAAGAGAAATGGGAATAGAAGATGGAGATACAGTTAAAATTTACGAAATAGAATTTGAATTCTATAACTAATATAGATGAGGTGACATAATGTTAAAAGGTAAGCAAAGAGCATATTTAAGATCAATAGCAAATACTTTAAAGCCTTCAACTCAAATAGGTAAAGATGGAGTTACTGAAAGCTTTTTAGATCAATTAGATGATATGTTAAGAAAAAGAGAGATAGTTAAAGTAACAATATTAGAAACAGCAGGTCTTGAGACTAAAGAAACTGCTAATGCTATATGTGAAGCTTTAAGAGCTGAGTTCGTTCAAGCTATAGGATCTAAGTTTACTTTATATAAAAGAAATACAGAAAATCCACAAATAGTATTCCCAGGACATGAACAAGCTAAAGCTAAAGTTAAATCAGAAAATGTTACTAAAAAAGGAAGAGTAACAAAAAGATCGGTTAGATAATAAATTAAGCATCTGTAAATTTACAGATGCTTTTTCTTTTATGATAAAAACGGATAGATTTTAAAGTTAAAAAATGTTAATATAAAAATTAGCTAANTTACTAAAAAAGGAAGAGTAACAAAAAGATCGGTTAGATAATAAATTAAGCATCTGTAAATTTACAGATGCTTTTTCTTTTATGATAAAAACGGATAGATTTTAAAGTTAAAAAATGTTAATATAAAAATTAGCTAGAAAAATAAATAAAAATTAAACAATATTTTTAATAATGTGACTTTTAGGGGGAGGAAAATAGATAATGAGAGTAATTATAGTAGGTGCAGTTGCTGCAGGAATGAGTGCGGCGGCAAAATTAAAAAGAATGAAGCCTGAATATGAGGTTGTAGTATATGAAAAAACAGATGTAGTGTCATTTGGAGCTTGTGGTCTTCCATACTTTGTTGGAGGATTCTTTGATGATGCAAATAATATGATAGCTAGAAGTCCAGAGAAATTTAGAGAGACTGGAATAGATTTAAATATATTCCATGAAGTTATTAAGGTTGATGCTGAGACTAAAAAGGTTGTAGTTAAAAACTTAGAAACTAATGTTGAATTTGAAGATTCTTATGATAAGTTAATGATAGCAACAGGAGCAAGTAGTATAATACCTCCTATAAAAAATGTTAAACTTGAAAATGTTTCAACATTAAAGACTATGGAAGATGGAATAAAAGTAAAAGAATTATTAAATAAAGAAGAAAATAAAAAGATAGCTATAATAGGAGCTGGATTTATAGGTCTTGAAGCAGTAGAGGCTGCTAAGCAATTAGGAAAAGAAGTTAGGGTATTCCAATCTCAAGGAAGAGTACTTGCACAAGTATTTGATAAAGAGATAACTGATGTATTAGAAGAAGAAATAAAAAAACATAATGTAGATTTAAGACTAGAAGAACTTGTATCTGAATTAGTTGGAGAAACTAAAGTAGAAAAAATAATAACTAATAAAGGTGAATACGAAGCAGATGTAGTTATAATTGCAACAGGAGTAAGACCAAATACTGCATTCTTAAAGGATACTGGTATAGATATGTTATCAAATGGAGCAATAATAGTTGATGAGTTTGGTAAAACATCAGTAGAAGATATATATGCAGCTGGAGATTGTGCTACTATACAAAATATAGTAACAGGTCAAGATTCATATGTACCGCTTGCAACAGGAGCCAATAAATTAGGAAGAATAGTTGGTGAAAATTTAGCAGGAGCTAATAATTCATTTCAAGGATCTTTAGGGTCAAGCTGTATAAAAGTTATGGATATGGAAGCAGCTTCAACTGGAATGACTGAATTACAGGCTCAAAAGTTAGGTATAAACTATAAATCTAAATTTATATCAGATTTTAATCAAACAAATTACTATCCAGGTAGAAATAAAATATATGTAAAACTTGTTTATGATGCTGATACTAAAGTTATATTAGGTGGACAAGTTGCTGGGTTTAAAGATTCAGTTCAAAGATGTAATGTAATAGCAGCAGCTATATTTGGTAAATTAACAACTAATCAATTAGGTATGTTAGACTTATGTTATGCACCGCCATTTGCTAGAACATGGGATGTATTAAATGTAGCAGGGAATGTATGCAAATAATTTTAAATATTATAAATGATTAATAAAAAGGATGTAAATTATTTTACATCCTTTTTAGTTTTTTAGTTAATATAAAATTTAATTTTCAAAATTTAAACTTATACTAAGCCTATCTTCTCCTATGATAGTATTTTCAAATACATCTGTTGCATTTTTCTTATATAAATTAGGTTCACCTAAAGATGGACTAAAATGAGTTAAAAGTAATTTATTGACATTACCTAGTCTAGCTAAGTTAGCAGCTTCTCTAAATGTCATATGTTTATTTTTCATAGCCTTAGATATATCTAAATCATCTCCGTACATAGCTTCACATACAAATAAATCGCTGTTTTTAATAAATTCAGGTATTGAAAGAATAGGTCTTGTATCTGTTATAAAACTTATTTTTATACCTTTTCTATTATCACCCAAAACCATTTCAGGGCAATAGTTTATATTATCAAAAACTATATTCTTACCATTTTGAAGTTTTTGCCATAATATTTTTGGTACATTATTTTCTATAGCCTTTTCTGGATTAAATTTAGGTGCTCTTTTAAAGTAAAAACTGTAACCTAAACATTCACTTGAATGATCTAGTTCTGTAGTTGATATTTCTACATCTTTCAAAATATCGTTGTTTAAAGAAAATGTACCTACGGGATTTTCTATAACAATTACTTTATATGGTAAATACTCAACTAATATTTTCATAGCATTTATCATATCTGAAATACCTTTAGGCCCAACTATAGTTAAATCTTCAGTTCTAGAGCTGTTTCCAATAGTTGA
Coding sequences within it:
- the rplU gene encoding 50S ribosomal protein L21 → MYAIVKTGGKQYKVAEGDVLFVEKLEANAGDVVTLNEVLACTKDGELVVGAPTVEGASVQAKVVEQGKAKKVIVFKYKAKKDYRRKQGHRQPYTKIVIEKINA
- a CDS encoding YhbY family RNA-binding protein gives rise to the protein MLKGKQRAYLRSIANTLKPSTQIGKDGVTESFLDQLDDMLRKREIVKVTILETAGLETKETANAICEALRAEFVQAIGSKFTLYKRNTENPQIVFPGHEQAKAKVKSENVTKKGRVTKRSVR
- a CDS encoding ribosomal-processing cysteine protease Prp, with protein sequence MIKVKYYYNDDFSIKGFCLKGHADYAEIGYDIVCSAVTSNAIAVINSLDKLVKVEFDKVIGKEGHIECIVKDAYLEDSKLLLDHFQLAIEGIKREYPKNIKILKK
- a CDS encoding Rne/Rng family ribonuclease, with translation MKKIIIECLVSSQKTAILEDDKLTEILIEDNKNTKKVSNIYRGLVKKVIPGIQACFVDVGFEKLAYLQLSKENNIKAGQEILVQVNKEEVGTKGAKLNTEISLAGRYLVYIPNNDRITISNKIIDEKERFRLKKITKSVSEGSNGFIIRTEATGCSKEELEADIKELKNKYEEILKEYKLGIGPKLLYKELDFSSKYIKDNINDEVEKIVTNDLNKYNELKYILKSINKEYIDKLILDEDKDIFDLYRVEGQIEKALNKKVWLKSGGYLIIDKTEALTVIDVNTGKFTGNLNLEETVYKTNVEAAKEVCRQLKLRDIGGIIIIDFIDMHKAKYKQEIINILNEELKKDKRKTEVLGMTRLGLVEVARRRERDSIDKYYLKECDACEGRALVKSINSILDNIEKEIIRINTHTSYKDITIELNNDTLSIIKMNFMDIIQKISQKYEIKIQLSVNNKINYEKINIIYNS
- a CDS encoding TIGR03936 family radical SAM-associated protein — translated: MMKIIRTKFNKEGDMIYISHLDLQQLLQRAFRRAEIALVHSQGFNPHPKISYGNALALGTESQGEYVDVEIEEDLSVEEYLTRMNEQLPEGIKFIKAMEIDKQEPSLASTIEYGEYLFTIETEKTLTKEYVKGKILEFMAQDEIMITKKNKKGKIVESDIRPMIKNFDLLDVQDNVLTLESTIATGSKANLNTNIFIPKILDLLELDMDPLDVDILRRDLYKLEDGQLVSPM
- the obgE gene encoding GTPase ObgE; the protein is MFIDKARIFVKSGNGGNGAVSFRREKYVPAGGPDGGDGGNGASVIFEVDLGLRTLMDFKYQRKYVAEHGEDGSKKRKAGRNGEDLILKVPPGTIIRDEATGLVIADLKEEGDRAVVAKGGRGGKGNQHFANAVRQAPAFARSGSDGVEKWVVLELKMIADVGLLGFPNVGKSTFLSVVTKAKPKIANYHFTTLTPNLGVVQTKFGDSFVLADIPGLIEGAAEGIGLGHDFLRHVERTKVLIHIVDISGLEGRDALEDFDKINDELKLYNEKLSTRPQVVVANKMDILEDESVFEDFKNELENRGYKVFKMSAATRQGVDDVIAYVSELLQDAEEIELVSEEEMFRPELDEVQDEGLQVEIEDGVYVVTGKSLRRIMYSVNFDDMESIQYFQKAMENEGVFDKLREMGIEDGDTVKIYEIEFEFYN
- the rpmA gene encoding 50S ribosomal protein L27; the encoded protein is MLNMNLQLLASKKGVGSSKNGRDSISKRLGVKRFDGQVVTAGSIIVRQRGTKIHPGTNVGKGGDDTLFALVDGAVKFERKDKKRKKVSVYPVSIAE
- a CDS encoding CoA-disulfide reductase, with the translated sequence MRVIIVGAVAAGMSAAAKLKRMKPEYEVVVYEKTDVVSFGACGLPYFVGGFFDDANNMIARSPEKFRETGIDLNIFHEVIKVDAETKKVVVKNLETNVEFEDSYDKLMIATGASSIIPPIKNVKLENVSTLKTMEDGIKVKELLNKEENKKIAIIGAGFIGLEAVEAAKQLGKEVRVFQSQGRVLAQVFDKEITDVLEEEIKKHNVDLRLEELVSELVGETKVEKIITNKGEYEADVVIIATGVRPNTAFLKDTGIDMLSNGAIIVDEFGKTSVEDIYAAGDCATIQNIVTGQDSYVPLATGANKLGRIVGENLAGANNSFQGSLGSSCIKVMDMEAASTGMTELQAQKLGINYKSKFISDFNQTNYYPGRNKIYVKLVYDADTKVILGGQVAGFKDSVQRCNVIAAAIFGKLTTNQLGMLDLCYAPPFARTWDVLNVAGNVCK
- a CDS encoding ribonuclease Z, which translates into the protein MIDLVLLGCGGNMPMPNRFLSSLFINYKGRKILIDCGEGTQVSMRMKNCGFKTVDLICITHLHGDHVYGLMGLLSTIGNSSRTEDLTIVGPKGISDMINAMKILVEYLPYKVIVIENPVGTFSLNNDILKDVEISTTELDHSSECLGYSFYFKRAPKFNPEKAIENNVPKILWQKLQNGKNIVFDNINYCPEMVLGDNRKGIKISFITDTRPILSIPEFIKNSDLFVCEAMYGDDLDISKAMKNKHMTFREAANLARLGNVNKLLLTHFSPSLGEPNLYKKNATDVFENTIIGEDRLSISLNFEN